ACTGTGAAAAAAGGTATGCGAGCGAAATACAGAATGTTCTAATCAATCAGATGGCGCCCAGCAGCAAGAGGGTATCAACACATCTATCCAAAACTCCAAACTCCACCCTATGCATCTTCAAATCAACTCCTCACCACAATCCTCCATATATCAACATAGCCAACCCCAATGCGATCCCAACAACGACCTTCCAATGCACAATCTCAGCTTGCCGACCCTCAGCCCCAGCCTTGTACACGGGGATATGCCATCCGCAGCGCTCCTTTCCATCTCTCGTCTTGCATTCGTAGTAGGTTGTTTGCGCCCAGCCCATGCTCGCTAGCTGTTCTGCTTGGTCGGGGGCAGCTGTGACGGGAGGGTTGAAGAAAGATGGGTTGGCGTTGTtcctctcttgtctctcttcGAAGAATGAACCGCCTGGAAGATTGGGAAGACCTGTTGTGTCTGGGAGACCGGGGGTTTGTGTACTTGCAGGTTGAGGTTCTGGGGTTTGTGTAGGTAGGCAGAAGCCCATACTCAACATAGCGAGAAGGGTGAAGATGTAGTTGAAAGGCAGCATGGTTGCGGCCTTGTTGTGTTTTGAAGTTGACTTGCTTGTGTATCAAAATTCCGTATGAGTTGACTGGTTTCTGAGTCAAGGTGATAGATAATCGTCTCAACAGGTTGATATCGTCGTTATATACCCGTCTTAGCCAAACGGTTCACAGTTCTCCAACGAACACAACAGCAAGCAGTAGTCACAATTTCACAAGGCAGAACAAGTTGCAAAAAAGGACCGACAAACCTCACGTTCCATACTCCGAACAATATATATTTTCCCCCTAAGAGAGCCCCATGATGAACATTCAGACCACGCGACAATGGCCAACGGTTCCTCAGTAACAAGTGCTCATGAGACGCTAGAACAGAGACAAAAATTAGGCTTAACTGGTAGATTTCAGGCAAGATGCAAAAAAGATGGTGGGTTGTTTCGCTACATCATCTGCTCACTCAAACGACTTGGTTGGCTGAGGTGCCCTGCTCGTGATGCAGCTAAGACTGCGCTGAGACAGGCACTGGGGCTAAAGGACGGGTTCGTGATGGTCCTCACATGAGACGCTGGGCATtaagaatgagaatgagagtaATGATTTGAGTTTCGTGAATCTTGGCCTTTTTTCAAGCTTGTTTCTTGTTTGTTTGTGCCACTTTTATTACGGTGCAGATTTTAACCAGCTTCGTCTTTTGTCTTGAGCCATACGCTGGGCTGACACGCTATGCTTCCTCAACGCCATGTTCCCTAAAATACAGAATGCTTCGATACATGTTTCCCCTTACCAATCCTTCCCATATCCTTGCTGCTCGAATTGAAAAAGGCAGTGGAGCGCCCGATGCAAAAGATGCTGTCTCATCCGTTCCAGTACTTCCATAACTTGGAACCATCCCGTGTCTGTCAGAACTTTCGTGTGGTCTTCCTACGTCCCTTGATCTGACTATAAGCACTCGTCGACACCCCTCGAGCCGCTGGAGCAGATGTCTGTCCACGTGTAGTTCGGCTCTGTACGTTTGTTGTCTTCTTCGCCTCCGTCGCGGGTAGACTCTTTCCACGGCTTCGCGTGTTCACTTCGCTGTGTTTCTTCTGCACCCAACCTGAACCCTGTGGCAGTGGAGAATCCTGATAAGTCTCGTCCTCACTGTCTTGGGCATAGTCCTCGGCATATTGGACTGATGCTGGACTAGAGCTCAGTTCGATAACCTGGCTGCCCTCTGGGATGGCGAACTGTGATTCTTGCTTCACTTTCTGAGATGCTGGTGGTGTCGCAGCATGTCGAGGTTCAGATGCTTCAGGTTTGGGCCCCTCGCTCTTGATCGAGCGTACCAGGGGGCTCCCCTTTTGAGATTCAGGCTGTGTCGCATTTGGTAATAGGCTCCGTAAAGATTTGTTGCGATCAGGTGAACGATCAGACTCCTCGCCCTCATCTAGCTTTCGCATCGCCTCTTCGTAATCTCCATCTTTCTTTTCGGACTTCATAAACTGGGGCACTGACATCTGACTGAATTTAAAAGGACTTTGTGTCTGCCTTGCTGTATGAAATATTTCCTCCAGTGAGGGAAAGGGACTGCTACTTCTTGGACGGGACTCGTTCGTCACCTGTGTGCTGGCGCTTCTCCCGTGACGATCATCAACTATGCCTCCTTCCACGGATTCTTCAATTCGCTCCTCTGGAAGGTCGTCAAGCCCGCTAACTGATGGGGCTTGCCGCCCACTGCGAACGCTACCCGCAGATGAGGGCACCACCAACAGACGATGGTCAACAACTACGTCGTCCTTTGTCGGCAGTGGTGGCAGCTCTGGCGACGGTATAGTATCGGGAATGACTGCGTCCCAGCTACCTTCAACTGTCGGTACCGGCTCTCCTTCAGAATCTTTTGCATCTTTCGCTCCATCCGACTCATCAATACCTgttttctctccctcctcgTTATCCTTTTTACCCTTATCTGAATCACGCGACAAAGGAGATTGCAACTGGGACATGGATGCTTGCATAGATTCCTGTAGTTGGTGGAGGTGACTGTCAAATTTACCGAACGGCACAGGAGGCTGAACAAAGCTGCTGATCGGACTGTCGTTTCCGGAAGCCGGGAACTCAAGTCGTGGTGGTTGCTGGCCAGAAGGGATCGATGTCGATTTGTCGGTTCCTGGGGGCTTTTCCTCAGTTTCCTGTCCCCTCAAATCGGCCTCGACCTCTGCTCTCACTTTCTGCGTATCTAACTCCTCAGCCATAGTCTCATTGGGATCTGTTCTCGCGCTAACCTTGTTGTCCGACGTGGAATTTCCATTCTGTACGGTTTTGTTCTGTTCAGCCTGAAGCTTGATGCTCTTAGCAGAAGTCTCCAGCATAGCAGGTGGCGGTGCTGGCTGGACCAGTCTTGGGTCAGACATTTCTGCCCACGGAATTTCTCTTCGGCCGtcgtcctcttcgtcttcatcaaggTCTGGTGCTTCGAACTTTGCATAAATTCGTTGGCCTGTATGTTCATCGTATTCCTTGTCGTTTCCCTCTCGGTCCCTCATCGCTAGAAGGACATGCATGCAGTTGTCTTCGCTGATCGAAAGGATAAGCCCGGTCATGGGCACCATTTCGGGCTGCCAGTTAGTCGCCTTGGACATGACTAACTGCTTCCAGGTGGCAACCATTCCTGGCTTCATGTCGGACAGCACAAGACTGGGCAGCGTACTGACATCTGAAGGCAGCGAAGGGAGATCATCTGTGTCGGTAAACTGACTCTCTTCGGGGCGATGCTTGGTTGGGATGTCATCATAATTCAAcacaatgtcttcatcacCGTCAGCTCCAGTGCCACCAAAAGAACCCTCATGGggctcctcttcgtcgtaTTCTCCATCATAGCCACTCTTgttctttcgcttcttgttctttttcttcttcctttgacTGTTGTCGTTCCACTCTTCATCACCATTCCATTGCTGAGAGTCCTCTTCGTAGTAGCTCTCATCGTTGAAATTTTGCGATGCTCTCTTTCGCTTCCTTATTGATCCatattgttgttgagggtCCCATCGCTGTACGAATGGGAATGGTGGCTCACTCAACACAACATCATCCTGACAGCATTCGACAGCCCGGTAAGAGATCTTCTTTCGCCATGCTTCAGGGTCTTCATCCGGTTGCTCTTCTGCTGGCTTGTCAACGTTggccttggcttcttgagcttgaactCGAGGGTTTTGCAGAGGCTTCACATTCTTCATCAGACTGTCGCGAAGCTTGTCTTCATCTGCTTTGGTCTTTGGGTTCTTTAATCCAAGAGCACCGAGGAGAAGTCGTCGTCCGGCTCCCATGTCGACTTTGTGGCGGCGCTGAGCAGGGACAGGCTCTTCTTCGACTGGGGCTGCATCTTGGCTCGCAGTGACGGCTGGTGTTTCCTCCTCGACTTCGACTATCATAGGTCTGGTCTCTTTGGTTGTTGCATCCTTGGGCGGGCTTGGGTCCTCCTCTTGCTCATCACTCACGGCACTAAGAAGTGCCCGCTTTCGAGCCAGAAGCTCAGCTTCCTCGCTTGCAGTACCATTGACAGACGGCTGAGATTGTGTATCCTCTAGAGCCTGCATAGCCTTGAGTCTCTTGGCATCTCGTTTTCGGGCATTCCTCTTCTGCGTCCTCGCTAGCCCAGTTCCAGGCGGTCTGGGCTCTTGAGGGGGTTCTGGCGCTGCTTTGCCAGTATGGCCGTTGATCTTCGGCTCGGCGTTCGCTGGAGGTTGCGGTTGCGGTTGCGGCTGCTTCGTTTGAGGCTGCTTTTTCGATGAAATCTCCTCGGGCTCTGACTCCGAATCGGATTCACTTGAGCTGGAGTCTGAGTCGCTTGAACTGCCGCTGCTGTCATCCGAGTCACTTTCAGCGGCGCCTTTGGTGGCCTCAGCGCCGCTCGAATCAGAACTTGAATCTGAATCCGAGTCGGAGTCACTCGAGTCGGAATCTTCAGAGTCTTCTTGGGTGGTTTTGGCTGGCCGCGAAGGTGTCGGGGCTGGGAAATCAGAGTCGTCACTTGAATCATCGTCCGGATCGTTCGAGTCGCTGTCCGATTCTGAACCTGATTTCTTCTCCATGTCCACATCAGAGTCAGCCTCAGAATCAGAATCGGAGTCAGAGTCTGAACTACTGCTAGAGCTCGATgtatcttcctcctcatcagggATTTCACTAATCAAAGCTTTTGATGTTTGATTCTGCGCCACGCGTGGTGTACTGACAGGCGctggttcttcttcaatctccTGAATCAGCGGGCGCGTTGCGTCCTTAGGTTCCGCCTGACCAGGGAGGAGCAATACTCGATCCTCtgggtcttcttcctcatcggcaGGCTGATCGAGTGACAGCGCATCTGAGAACCCAGGACCTAGAAGGACTCGTTCAAGGGCTTCATCGTAGCTGATCACGGGCTTGTTGGCTTCGGACAGTTTTTCGTACGTTTTTCGCAGATCTTTGTTTCGGTTCATCTCGTCTTGTAGCGTAGACACTGGTGTCAGCGGAAATGCAGCTCGCAGAGCAGTGATCTTATCGAGCCACGAAACGTCAAATCCCTGCGTAGGCAAAAGTGCTTGTGGATCTTGGCTGTCGTCTCCGGAAAGAAGAGTTTCCTGTTCCTTGGCAGGCGTTTGCTCGACTATGGCATTGTCTTCTTGTAGAAGTCTCAGCTCGTCAGAAAGATCCGCATCCAAGTCGTCCTCGTCGCTACTTTCAGcgtcgtcttcgtcctcctcgtcgaccGCAGACTCTGCGTGGACTTCTTCTATAGGTTGAAAATCGTTTTCgtcgtcaaggtcttcatcctcgttcTCTTCTTCGAGTTGATCGCTGTCCATAAATCGTACTCTCAAACGAACACTGCCTGGTTCCTTCATTTCAGGGGCTACAGAGTCTTCGAGCAAGAGCTGCTCCGACTGGTCTCCTTCGTCCACATATGATCCATCATTgtcgtcttcgtcaagctcttcttcgtGCGTGATACGTGCTCGTTTTCGAGGGGGTAGGTCAAGCGCTGGACGATCGCGTGGTGCCCTTAACCACGGCCTTCCAAATGCAAGTCCATCAATAAGATGCTTTCCATCATCGGATATTTGGTGTCGGCCACTGAGTTTTCGTCGTCGTAGATCGTCGGTAGAAAGTGATCTTATTCTGTAAAACTGTTAGTATGCGAAAATATTGTAGGGAAGCTGGGGGTCGTACAAAACTTGGTCATCCTCCTTCAAAACTTTGCCGACGGGCTGGAAATGTAGCAGCTCGAAACTATCGCCCTTGCCATCATACAGCTCGACAACATAGTCCTCAAGACCCCAGTCGCCGCTCTCGAGCGGCACTACCTCGTTGACCAGCGCGAGGAGTCTAGCTACAGTCAAATCGTCGTTTGCGACACAGGGCCATACGAGCTTGACTTCTGGGACTGCATGTCTGCGGATGACGAGCCGTAAACGAATCGTTGTAGACATTATGGGGGGTTCTTCTGTATTTTATGATAGCATGATTATAATAGAGGCGtatagaaaaaaaagaagaaccaATGAGGTGACAAAATGCAAAATCTGGCGCgaaaagaagctgaagatgcgattttgagaagcttgacaCGCGCCGACAGAGAAAAGAGCTAGGCCTGTAAAATCGTCACAGTAGCACCTTCAACGGCTAGGCCCGACCCACTATCAACGACAACCTTTTGGGATCGACCATTTCGGAAATGAAAGTGCGGAAAGGACATTAAAATACCATACTACTTTCTTAGCAAACGGCCTGCATTTGTTGCATAGCTTGAGAAACTCTCATTATTTATAGGCCTAGATTACTCTTCAATCTTCAAAGACATGTTGTTTCCAAGAATGTCCGTGTGGGTGTATAGATGAACCTCTGATGAATCCAACACCAATGGGATTAGATCATCAGTACAGAGCCAAGATTGTTTCATTCCTGGATAACAAGCATCTTATTCAtgcaaaaaagaaaggtcttATGATAAATGATAGCAACCTTATGATATAAGCAGCTTCTGGTATCCTGAGCCTGTACACCAACAATGCACCAGTGATTGCAGGTCGTGATGCAAAGCGCAGCTCCTGAACATATTGGGTGTGTGTTTTTGTCTACATATACATCAAGCTCGCCGCCAACGCCGTCAATCAATCCCAGAGAACGACGATAAACTCCATTCAATGATGACAAGAAAGAGCTCCTAGCCAAACAACATGTTCCATATTGGTATATTTCGTTATGTCTTGAGAGTCTACTGTGGGAGCGCTGCCATATCGAGCATATGACCCATTTTCTCGATCTAATGTCCATTGTTAGCTGAGAGTTCATAAGAAACTTGTCTGTCTTGTTATAACGtaccttggtcttgagatAGCCCTCCACCTCTTGACTCCTGAACCCTCCCCGACCCTTCCAGGACAGAGGAACCATAGCCACACGCTCTCTGACCACAACCTCCCTATTAGGGCCCTCAACCGCGCGAATCTTGTCAGGGTTGTTGGTCAATAATCGAACCTCTGGCtgcccaagatcaagcaacATAGCCGTAGCCAAGCCATAGCTTCGAGCATCAGCGGGGTGTCGCAGCAGCAAATTCGCTTCAACAGTATCAGATCCCAGATCCTGAAGATTAtaagccttgagcttctcgccaaGACCGATTCCACGACCCTCTTGTCGCaggtaaataataataccACCAGCCTTGTTACCAGGTAGACCCATCAGACGAGCTGCTTCGTCGAGTTGTTCACCACAGTCGCATCGCGCTGACCATGCTGTCTCACCTGTGTAGCACTCGGAGTGAATCCTCACCAGTGGAGGCTGGTCTGACGGCTGCGGTGGCTGTTGCTCTTGAGGAGCTGCTGACTCAACACCACTGGTTGTGCGACCAGGGAACAGTCTGCCCGTGTATGCGCCGCGCACCATACGGTCCATCTCGGTCTCGCCCTCTCGAACAGCATCTAGACTCTTACTTCGGATATTGTTGCCAAACACAATAGCCAGGTGTTCCTTGTTATCCACATTATTGGTGTACAGGTGTAAGAACATCTCTGTGCCCGCTACCGTGGGAATACGGGCACGAACAATGCACTCAACCTCCGGGAGAGTCTGGAGGAGCTTGGGTTTCTTGGATCCGCATCCTCCGGAAGGAATGGAGCTATCGACAGGAACACCGCGAAGTCCGGCTGTCGACGGCGTAGAAGTACCGGGTGTAGAGGGAGGCGTGAATGATGGCGAGAGCAGTGAAGGCGGAGGTTCTTGGCCGATCGGCGTCTCGGGATCGGGGTGGGCGGAGACGGAAGCGGAGGCGGGAGTGGAGGGAGCGGGGGAGAGTGATAATGAGTCTATGGATTGCTCAAGGGATTGTTCGTTGTGCGAGGTAGAAGCGTCTACGGCCTCTGTCTTGGGAGAGTAGAAGGAGGGCAGAGCTGAGCTGGAGCCCGCCGGTGAGCCTGTCATGGTATCAGACGGCATGTTCTGGCTTGAGGCGGGCAGGGACGGCGCCGCGATCGGGTTTTGGGAGATCGGATTCAAGTGTCGCAAACTCGGGCGGAGCGGTTTGCTAAATGCGCATCGATCGGTGGGAGGTTAAGTCGATGTAGCAGAGAGCAGGGGAGAGGTAATTGGGTATACTGAGTGGTCGTGTGTAGCCTGTTGTGTTGAAGCGATGGATTGAGTAGTGTAATTCTGTGTATGGCGATAGTTTGCGGAACCATGACTTGATAGAATGGTGGGGTTGCTTGAATTCAAGGGTACAAAACGGGGTTGGTCTCATTAGTCATCGGTTTCTACGACATTTCCATCGCGCGCGCTCATGACAATTTGGCCGCGGGGTTGGACCCTGATTATATGAATTGTATCCGCGGTGGTGACAGTATGTTTACGGGTATAGTCGATGATATCAGGTTGACTATTGGACCTGATCAAATATAGCATTAGTTAAGAATATCTTTTGGATCAACGATATGCTTACAATTGACTGCTTCGATCTTGAGGACGGAACTTGCACGGGACAAGCGTCAAGAGAACCTCGGCGAAAGCGGCCGAGGCCGGAGAGCGGGGCGCCGTTGACGGGAGTCTCTGTCAGCATTTCCAATCCACCAATGATTCTGAGTCAGTAACCGAAACATGCGGATAATCATCCGCTCCTCATGTGAACTCCTCCAGTTGTGCTGTCGGGTAAGGGGAATTCCGCTATATATGAGAACCAATATGTCATTGCGAGTTGACTGACTCAAGTCATGAcgtctttgactttccaAGCTTTGAGTTATTGTCATGATCAATAAACTTGGTGGCCAAGGTGAAAGGCTGAGTTGGACTTCGATATgttaattaaagctattcCAACATCTCACGTTGTTTCAAAGGTATACATATAACAATCAACCAAAACTGGGTGGTCACAAGCAAGAAATACAGCAGAGATGCTTTGCCAAAGTTTGATAAGTCAGTATTGGCATGAAACTGTGCAATTACTATAGATGAACCTTCTGACTCTCGAAAAGGAAGAACTTTAGGGTAAGCCAGCATCATGGTGTTGACAAACTCATGCCAAGACCACAACCGTTTACCAAGCATCCAACGGTCTGCCCGCCGTTTATTACCACGATCCCCTCAGACAAACATTACGGTAGCTCACGAGACCACCCCTCATCAGCGATAACCACCTCACTCGCACGAAGCGGCCTGTCATCATAGAAGGGATGAAACAAGGCTATCCCAGCCCTAATGCAGGTCCAGCGTTACAGTAGGCCTAACCGCCGTGGCAGAAACTCATAGCTGTCACTCCACGAAAATAAGGGGATGAACcggttgtttctttgttctgttTCCCCTGTTTCATGAGTGCGCAGACAAACACGTAGCTAGCTGAAGCTGACAGGGCTGGCGTTACCTCCCGGCTGCACCCCTGAACACGCAGCAAACTGCCGAAGCGCTGGAGCGGTGTGATTGTTCTTTAGGTTTAATGACAGGACCTTCTTGGCTGAAGTATCATTGAAAGCTGCAGAGACAGCGAAGCAGATAATGTCGATCTCTGTGAAAGAAGCATGACGTTAAAGGACAGCCCTGCCGGTCCGACTGTGCCTTGGTGATCCTTTTGCACGTGGCTTGCTCATCCCCACTGGTCAATGCTGGCCCTACGCGCCTTGGAAGAACAGCTCATGTTCGTACTGTACGGTTCcaaggaagaaggaggaaaagagtcGCAAGGATAAGATGCTGACTGCACGGGTATGCTAGAGCTTGCAGGGCTGTGGAAATGCCTCGTCAGGGGAGCTTAAGGTAAGGGCTGTGTCTGAGGGGGCtgggaggctgaggatgTAAGCCACATCACGCCAAAGGACCACTGAAAGACCTCCAAATGGAAAGGAACAGAATAACGTGGTGTTCCTGATCGCGATTGAGTTTTTCATCGATGTTTGTGAGTATCAGTTGGGGAAAGAAACAGACGTCAATAAGCCACGGCATGCGGTTGAGAAATTACTTTGAACCCTATCTCACACGTTGTCATAGATCTCTGTAAATACAGATTCAGCCACTCGACTTTTAAGTGCCGTGACATAAGAGGCATTGTGATAAATTGAAAAGTGACACATGCAAAAGCAATTACTGCAAGCTAAATCACTCTGAGGCCAGTCGAAGGGATGATGTCTCAGTGGTCTTAAGCGCTGAGGCTGTCACTTTTATATGGTCACACAAATGAATTGGCAAAAGTTAAGTGAGGTAGATGGTAATGTATTGACATTTCGTCAAATATGTACATGAGAAGTAGATGTAAAACAAAAACATATTTTCCTTCCTGTATCCTGTGTATCATTCCAAAAGTTTCATATCATTCGTAGCGAGTGATACGCCCCCTGCATCTATCTGCTAGGGCGGCGATTTTCTATTGTGATCATCATAGCATGTAAGACATAAGGCATGCGTTGTCATCTACTGAGCAGCGACCTTCTTGCCAGAGCCGTAGAGGATGTTCTCGACCTTAAGGTTGAGTTTCTTGGTGGAGCCGAGACCACTGGGGCACTCGGGCTGGTTGCTGACGGCAAGGTTGAGGTGGCACTTCTCGTTGACACCGTACTTGCAGACGGGGTCGTTAATGTTGTAGAGCACGTAGTTCTGGGCGACCCAGCTCTTGGGCTCGCTGAGGCAAGAGGCGACATAGTTCATGGAGTTGGCGGCGGCGAGGGGgagcttgcccttgtcgAGGATGTCCTTACACTTGGAGGCGTGGACGTACTCGTAGTCCATGGCGATGCCACCGCCCTCCTGGGGGTCCTTGGCAGCAGACTCGCCGAAGCCAAGGTAGTTCCAGGCATCGTAGGAGATGTCGTGAGCACCACCAGAGGAGTCGATCTTGAGGAGATAGACGGAGCGGCCCTCGTGGGAGACCTTGACGCAGACATTGTTGCAGTCAACGGAACCGGGCCAGTAGGCGACgcggttggtgttgatcttgcaGCCGAGAACTCCAATGCTGCTGGAGTACTGGTCGTGGGGAGTGATGCTGGCAGAGCCGGATTCACCACGGGGGAGAGGGCCGGCAGAGACCAGggcagcagaagcagcagcaagaatgGTGGTGAATTTGGAGAACATGTTGACGGTGTTGTAGAGAAAAAGTTGTTgacttttaatatacttttggAGTTGTGTAGTTATTCTGGAGACTGGCTCGACTTGTTTATATCTCAACGCACGGCGGAGAGAGGGAATGAATGGGCAAGTTGAGTGTGTTTGTAAGGACTGATCTCAGATCAAGGTCTGGAGCGACGGCCAGCCGAGTGAATGTATGAAGATGTTGGATAAAAGGAAGGAATCTCACAAGAGAGCGTGTGTTGGATCAAAGGAAAGATCTTGCATTAGAGGTGGATGAGACGGGAGTTTATATACATGAATGAGATCGAGTATGAGAGCAGAGCGGCTCTCCACAAGGTCCTGTCAACCGGAGGTACATCCTGAGATCTCGGGGAATCAAACATTTCAATTTTTGCACAAGGGATAGACTAGCCAGGGTGTGTGCATGTGTCTAGGAGACAAAGGGCTGCGTGTACATGCATCGAGGCGAAACAGCTTAGACGTGGCCTAGCAAGAGGGGAAAAAGTGACATCTGGACGGAGTTGAAGTTTATGGAGGAGTGGAACTCGGGTGCAAGCATTAGACCCATCAGGTCCccagagtcagagtcagtGAGAGGAAACAAACAGGCGACATGATTCGCGAGGACAGAACATGGGGGCAAGTTCACTAGTCAAGAGGACCATTGTTGCTGTGAAGGTCAAGTTTTTAGTTGTCTCCGCCCGGCTCGCTGCCGATGGGTAGAGTAGAAGTGAGGTGTGGTAGACCCAAGGGCAGCCAGTGGCCGGGTGTCTTCTGGTAGCGTTCCGGAAAATGTCTCAGTGGATGAAAGTGAAGTCTGAGGCACGGTGCGTTAGTCAGGGACCCGGCACGGCGGCAGATGCACACACTCAAAGGTTTGAGGTGTCGGGCCATGGGCTCTGACTGGCTTTGTGCCTGGCACGATGCCACGCTGTGCCTGATCCTCCCTCGCCCAGTTGCCCCCACCTTGTTCTTGTGCCTTAGCAACCCATGTCACTGCATTCAAGCGCTGTGTGAGCCTCAGGAACAGAAGCGCGAACCTCTAACAATTGCCGGCTGTACTGTCCTctcaggcacaggcacagtAATCGATCGATCGCATGGCTTCTTTGAGTCGTGCCATTATACGGTACTTCTAGAATCTAGAATAAAAGTGTGAGTGGATTAGTGTAGCAGTGCAGTTTTATTCGCGCGCTCCGTTTTCTCAGGCTATACAGGTGAATAACTAAGGTAGGGTAGGCAGACGGACAATGAGACTAGACGGAGCAGAAAACGGAGCGAAAACTCTGCAGGCCCACGATACGTGCAGCATGCTTCACGCCACGATCGAGGCTCTCAGTTTTGTATGCCTGATATCAAGAAATGTCTGCCTGACAACTCAACGCCGACACTGTGATTGTGATACTGTACGGATGCAGGCACCGTCCAAAATGGTCGCGCTACACAACAGCACCACCAAGaaatgccatgccatgccatgccaaaTGCCGCAGGTTATTAGACGGTGGATCAGATGAAAACTCAtccaaccaacaacagcgTCTGCAAAGTCATCTAGGACTTGTCAAAAGTACCATTCTCCAAGACAGGCTGTATGTTGCTGGTCAATATAATAATTTCGCCGATGAGTGCCTTGGAGTTGGACCTGGTCAAGATCGTGATTGCCAAGCATTTGAGCAGTCAATGCCACAGACGGCACGCAGCGGGAACCCGATAAGCTTGTTTCATTCATTATTCGTGTTTGTGGAGGAAACATGCCCAACATTCCTCTGTTTTGTTAATTAATTGTCGATCATGTCAATAAATCTGGGCATCTATTGACGGGAGCCTGCCTGTCAGCTTTTGTGATGGAGGGCTTCACAAGAAACATCCATCAAACATTGAGGGCTTGACCACGTCACAGTAAGACAAGGCAACTTGACCCGCGTTcttgtactgtactgtaggTACGCCTGAGGTGGTCTCTAAGTCAGGTCAAGTCAGGATGAGGCCATAACTACCGCTTCATCAACCACTCTTCTTCCAAGGCACACGACGAATCATAGACACTCATCTTGCAGTCGTCATCTTGGTCTTATTCCTGCAAGTATTGCCTGCGCAATTGGCCGAATATAAGCCaaggcttcttcatcactctcTAAGAGATACTGTGCTCTTTTCTGCTACTCATTCATACTGTGCGCACCTTTTTTCCGCAATTGCACCCACAAACTGTGTCTTGTCGTTGTGGAGTTTCTTGGTGATGGGGGCCAGAACAAGGTTTTCTTGTATCCTCTTTAGAAGAAGCACTTTAATTAGCGGCTTTCCAGATTTTCGGGCTTTTTCTCGCCTGGCTTAAGAGAAAAAACCCACTCACACAGTTCTGCACCTACACAAATCCAGAAAGTATTCCACAGGATAAAGAGCAAACCTCTCGACTTGAACGCCATTGGCTCAAGAACTTGTGGCTGAAGCTTGTAGGGCGGACCGCGAGACCCTTTCGAGACTTGACCGCGGCAGAGGCACCAGCCAAACCACATGGCACTTGACAGTTCCCATTCATCTTTGACTTTCTCTTTGACTCGAAGACAAAAAAGCCTCTGATTCAAAGCCTGAAACTCTGCGGCTTTGTTAACCAGAATAGAAAGCTGTTTCCGACCGGCATTTACCACACCATCACAACTGACACGACCGTTTATGACATCTTCCACGCACGTTTCTTTCGCCTCTTCCATGTTTCTGGCCGCCGTTCTAGAAAGTAAATCTCGGTTGA
This genomic stretch from Fusarium fujikuroi IMI 58289 draft genome, chromosome FFUJ_chr09 harbors:
- a CDS encoding related to SRP40-suppressor of mutant AC40 of RNA polymerase I and III, with the translated sequence MSTTIRLRLVIRRHAVPEVKLVWPCVANDDLTVARLLALVNEVVPLESGDWGLEDYVVELYDGKGDSFELLHFQPVGKVLKEDDQVLIRSLSTDDLRRRKLSGRHQISDDGKHLIDGLAFGRPWLRAPRDRPALDLPPRKRARITHEEELDEDDNDGSYVDEGDQSEQLLLEDSVAPEMKEPGSVRLRVRFMDSDQLEEENEDEDLDDENDFQPIEEVHAESAVDEEDEDDAESSDEDDLDADLSDELRLLQEDNAIVEQTPAKEQETLLSGDDSQDPQALLPTQGFDVSWLDKITALRAAFPLTPVSTLQDEMNRNKDLRKTYEKLSEANKPVISYDEALERVLLGPGFSDALSLDQPADEEEDPEDRVLLLPGQAEPKDATRPLIQEIEEEPAPVSTPRVAQNQTSKALISEIPDEEEDTSSSSSSSDSDSDSDSEADSDVDMEKKSGSESDSDSNDPDDDSSDDSDFPAPTPSRPAKTTQEDSEDSDSSDSDSDSDSSSDSSGAEATKGAAESDSDDSSGSSSDSDSSSSESDSESEPEEISSKKQPQTKQPQPQPQPPANAEPKINGHTGKAAPEPPQEPRPPGTGLARTQKRNARKRDAKRLKAMQALEDTQSQPSVNGTASEEAELLARKRALLSAVSDEQEEDPSPPKDATTKETRPMIVEVEEETPAVTASQDAAPVEEEPVPAQRRHKVDMGAGRRLLLGALGLKNPKTKADEDKLRDSLMKNVKPLQNPRVQAQEAKANVDKPAEEQPDEDPEAWRKKISYRAVECCQDDVVLSEPPFPFVQRWDPQQQYGSIRKRKRASQNFNDESYYEEDSQQWNGDEEWNDNSQRKKKKNKKRKNKSGYDGEYDEEEPHEGSFGGTGADGDEDIVLNYDDIPTKHRPEESQFTDTDDLPSLPSDVSTLPSLVLSDMKPGMVATWKQLVMSKATNWQPEMVPMTGLILSISEDNCMHVLLAMRDREGNDKEYDEHTGQRIYAKFEAPDLDEDEEDDGRREIPWAEMSDPRLVQPAPPPAMLETSAKSIKLQAEQNKTVQNGNSTSDNKVSARTDPNETMAEELDTQKVRAEVEADLRGQETEEKPPGTDKSTSIPSGQQPPRLEFPASGNDSPISSFVQPPVPFGKFDSHLHQLQESMQASMSQLQSPLSRDSDKGKKDNEEGEKTGIDESDGAKDAKDSEGEPVPTVEGSWDAVIPDTIPSPELPPLPTKDDVVVDHRLLVVPSSAGSVRSGRQAPSVSGLDDLPEERIEESVEGGIVDDRHGRSASTQVTNESRPRSSSPFPSLEEIFHTARQTQSPFKFSQMSVPQFMKSEKKDGDYEEAMRKLDEGEESDRSPDRNKSLRSLLPNATQPESQKGSPLVRSIKSEGPKPEASEPRHAATPPASQKVKQESQFAIPEGSQVIELSSSPASVQYAEDYAQDSEDETYQDSPLPQGSGWVQKKHSEVNTRSRGKSLPATEAKKTTNVQSRTTRGQTSAPAARGVSTSAYSQIKGRRKTTRKF
- a CDS encoding probable GTP cyclohydrolase II, which encodes MPSDTMTGSPAGSSSALPSFYSPKTEAVDASTSHNEQSLEQSIDSLSLSPAPSTPASASVSAHPDPETPIGQEPPPSLLSPSFTPPSTPGTSTPSTAGLRGVPVDSSIPSGGCGSKKPKLLQTLPEVECIVRARIPTVAGTEMFLHLYTNNVDNKEHLAIVFGNNIRSKSLDAVREGETEMDRMVRGAYTGRLFPGRTTSGVESAAPQEQQPPQPSDQPPLVRIHSECYTGETAWSARCDCGEQLDEAARLMGLPGNKAGGIIIYLRQEGRGIGLGEKLKAYNLQDLGSDTVEANLLLRHPADARSYGLATAMLLDLGQPEVRLLTNNPDKIRAVEGPNREVVVRERVAMVPLSWKGRGGFRSQEVEGYLKTKIEKMGHMLDMAALPQ